In the genome of Thermococcus stetteri, the window ATTTTGCCGAATTCTTTGAATTGTTTGAGCCTCTGGTAGTTGAGTTTGTTCCAGATTATTGCTGTAGCGTGAGCTAACTCGAAGAGTGTTTTCTCCTGCTCCTTTGATGGTTGGAGTTTGACTGTTACTGCTCGCTTCATTCTAATGTTATGGTATGGTTTTTGGGCTTTAAAAAAAGATTGCTTTCCTTATCGAGCGTCAATCTACCAAGCACCGTACCTCGCACTGAAGGGCGAGGCTTGTTAAAAAGAAAAAATCACGAGGAGGAGTGCCCCAGTGTACATGAAAGCAGATACCCCTCGAATCCCAGGAGAAGCGAGAGTGCCGAGAGAAAGGCCATTGACCCCGAAGTGAGAAGGGGGTGCTCAATCTCCCTCCCAAAGATGGTTTTCATTGAACTGAGCCTTATCGTCGCTATCCCCAGGATCACCAAAAGACCGACTTCAAAGTAGTCGGAGCTTCCAGCAATTACAACCATTATGATGACGATAATGGTGATTACTCCAAAAAGCCAGTAGAGAGGTTTTTTGCCCCCGTTAGCGGAGACAAAGCTCTCTATCTGAATTCCAGCCATTAGAATGATAGTAAACTCTAGAAGGGATATCCAGGGCGAATCAAATCCCCTCTCCTCCAGAAGTGTGGTGATGAGAAGGACAATACCTCCCTCCAGCGCCCATGAGGAGCGGTACATGAGCGGGTTCCTCTTCGAGAAGAACCCCACAATGACAAAAACGGCAAGTATGAAATTCGGTATCCACAGGAGAGGGCACACCATCATAGCCACCTCGACACCCGTTCATACGCTACCATCGCAGAGTACAGCAGAAAGAGCATGGATATAAACAGGGTGAGGTATGCGAAGTAATAGATGCATGGACTGTCCTCGACCAGCTCGTAAAATCTGAGCCATGCAAAGGCCACTATTAGCCACGACGCCACGCGAAGGTTCCTTTTTTCAAAGCGCGTCAGCATTCTCGACGAAAGGAGCGCCCATAGTACCAGCAGGATTATAGAGAGGAAAAAGGCCAGAAAGACCCACAGCTCTAGACCGTAGGTCTCTGCTCCATCCAGGGAAACAACGATCACCGGAAGGAAGACCGCCGCGATCTGGAGAAGAAGCTCCTTCTCGGCCCTGAACCCTCTGAGCTTCACAACTGGAAGTGCGTAGAGGACACCCCCAATCAGAGCCCCTGCCTGGAAGATGTACTCTCGAAAAGATGTCATGGGAGTAAGTCCTCATAGAACCATCGAGAGTCCTGCAATAAAAATTCCCATGAGGTGGAGATTCCACTTACATCCCTTTAAGTAGCCACTCAGCTTCCTAAGGACTATCGAGAAATAACCGAACGCCGCAAGTGTCGTTAACACCACTAACATGTAAACGAGGATCCTTTCATCCAAGGGGCTCACCTACTATAACCTCTCCGTTTTTGAACTCGATTCTGTAGAACCCGCTGACGCCCGAGGGGGACTTTTTTACCCTGATTCCCCTCACTATCGTGAACCCCTCGATGACCTCGGATATTTCGAGGACGTGGATCGCGCTGACCTCGAAGGCGACCCTCTCCCTCTCCGACAGGAACCTCTTGTCGAGGAGTGCGAGCAGTATGAGGCGGCGCTCAAGCGCTATCTCCGTGAGCTGGGAGAAAAACCTCTGGATTACCTCGGCTGTGTGGAAGAGGAACAGTGGCTGGAAGAAGAATACTCCCACGTAGCTATCCTTCGCGACTTCCCTTACTATGTTGGTGGTCTCAAATAGTTTCTCTGGGCTAACGTCCTGCCCGACAACAATGAACCTCGCTCTTTTTATATTCGCTTTCTCCTCTAGAAAACGCTTTATCTGAGGGGTCGCGAATATCATTGCCCTCTCCTCATTGGCCTTGAGGAAGTTGAAGAAGATGTCCACTCCAAGGTCTCCCACGGTAAGTATGAGTATCGAGCTCCCTGGTTTAATGTCCCCAAGGAGCTCGTCGAGCTTTGGAACCTCGAGTTTCATCACCTCCCGCCTTCTAGAACCCCAAATTTAAAACATGGACTCACGCTTTTAATTTTGATACCCCGGAGGGGCTTTCCCCTCTGTTCAAGTACCCTCAGCTCTATTACCCCACTCACAAGGTACTTCTCGATGTCGTTCTCGTTCAGCTCAGAGGTGAATACGACCGTAGAGTCATAGCTGTAGATCACTTTCAGAAACGTCATGAACGCCCTTCTGTATTGGAGTTCATCTTTAATCGTGAGCTTGAGCATCGTTACGGGGTCTATGACTATTCTGGAGTAGTGTTCGGCACTAAGCTCCTCACTTATTGCCTCCGTAAGCTTCTCAAAGCTGACCGCAAAGTCCTGATACAAAACATCGGCGAAAATGCTCTTCTTTTTCCCAACGGGGGTCGCATCCACAAGCTTTAAGTTAGGGTGAGCAAGGTCAAACCCAAAATTCTTCATGTCCTCTTTTAGAGAAGAGAGGGACTCCTCAAGGGTAATATACAAACACTTCTCTCCGTTTCTCAGTCATTCCATAATAAACTGCATGACCATTGTTGTCTTCCCCGCTCCAGGCCCACCTTCTATCAGGTAAGCCCTACCAGGGATGAGGCCGCCGTTGAGCATCTCATCAAGGCCCTCAATTCCTGTCCGAAATTCTCTTCATGAATTTACACCATAGACAATACAACCTAAAACCTAAAATAAACATTGTCATTAACCATAGAAACTCGCAAATTCCAGGTTAAAACTACATGAATTCCAAAAAATACTCAAAGGGAAAAACAGAGGAGAAGAGCGAGTAATCACTCAAGCTCGACCTCGTTCTCCCAGAGGCCGTGGATGTTGCAGTGGCTGAGCGCGTAGAGCTTGCCCTTCTTCTCCGTCCTGAAGAAGAAGACTGCCCTCGGCTCGGTGAGCGGGTCGGTGTGGTTGGTGAAGGCTACCTTTCCGACGAGTATCGGGAAGGCCCCGTCTTCTGGATGGAACCAGAGCTGTATCCAGGCGATGTGGTGCTCGGGGGTGTTCGGGTGGGGTATCTCCTTGCCGACGCTGACCTCGACCTTGACGAGGTCGCCCTCCTTCTCGTACTCTATAACGGGGACGTGCTTCTCCCCCTTCCAGTCTCCACTCTTTATGGTTCCGCTAAGCATCTCCCACCACCTCACTCAATCTTTTCAAACATGTCCTTGGGAGCGCCACAGAGCGGGCAGACCCAGTCATCAGGGAGGTCTTCGAACTTGGTTCCGGGGGCTATTCCGCTATCCGGGTCGCCCTCATCCTCATCGTAGATGTATCCACAAACTATGCACTTCCACTTGGCCATTTCCTTTCACCACCCTAATGTTATTAGCCAGACCTTATAAAGTTTGCGTCTCAAACCTGTGGAAAGGGAAAATCAAAAGGCTCACTCAAAGACTACGAACTTGTCCCTTGGGGCACCGCAGACGGGACAGTACTCGGGGACCTCATCCACCGCCGTGTAGCCGCAGACCGGGCAGATGTAAACCTTCTTTATCTCGATGTCCTCACCCTTCTCGGCCTTCTCCTTAGCCTCTTTGTAGAGCTCGGCGTGTATCTTCTCGGCCTCGAGGGCGTAGTGGGTCGTCCTCACGGCTTCCTTCTCCTCCTGGAACTCTGCGGAGTTCTTGTAGACGGGATACATCTCCTCAACCTCGAAGGTCTCGCCCTCTATGCACATCTGAAGGTTCTCCGGTGTTTTGCCAAGCTTGCCGAGGGCTATGAAGTGGTTTTTAGCGTGAACGAACTCGGCATGGGCAATTGCCCTGAAGAGCTTGGCGATGTTGTGAAGTCCTTCTTTCTCCGCCTGCTCCGCAAAGATCAGGTACCTCATGTGGGCCATGCTTTCGCCAGCGAAAGCCTCCTCCAGAAACTTCCGGGTCATTTCCCTCTTCACTACCATTAGGCAACACCTGAAAAACTGTCATCCCAGATTTGTACTTTGAGGTATAAAAATGTTTCGCTCATCTAGGTATTCTGGTTGATATTAGTTCTGGGAACCACCCCCACCTGTTATTCAAAAGCAACGCCAGAAAGTCCAAATAACCCTGCAACTCAAGCTGGCACACGATACTTCCTCAGATAAGCCCTCAGAAAACCATGCCTGTTCTCACAACTGTTAACATGCTCACAACGTGCAAACTCCCTTTCAGAATGATTAACCCGCTCATGAGAACTGATAACCCCCAAACCCTCCCTCAGAGAATCATAAATGGAATACTCGTCAGTAAAAACCTTCAGTTCGCCCGCAATCAAATTTCCAACCCGCTGCTTGAGTTTCTGAGGAAAATCCCGCAGATTCTCAAAGACAAGAAAGAGAACTTGCCCTGTTCTTCGAGCCACGAGAGTCGCGTGCGGGTAAACTTCGTCAATTTCAATAACATCCTCCAGCCTGACTTTAGAGTTTCCGGCTATCCTCTGCACTTCGTGGACGAAGTTTAGGACTGCTTGGTAGTCCCTGTTGAGTTCTTCTGAGATTAGTTTGGTGCTTTTGTGTGGCATTGACCCGTTAAGTCATTTCGTTGATTGGGAATTTGCGGTGGTCGAATATTGTGCCTGTTAAGTCGTTGAAGTGTTTTCTGCAGTTTTTGCAGTGGTATTTCTGGGCTCTTTTCGGTGTGTGTCCGTTTTTCTGGATGTTTTTACTGTCGCAGTATGGGCAGGTTACTCCGTCTGGCCAGCGGATTTGTCTGATTGTCCTGTAACACTCTTCTGGGTCTGGTAAGAATAATCTTCGGGCGATTATGTCGTTTGTAATTACCCCTGTCATGAAGAAAACTTAAAAACCTTTCAGTCACAATAAGTAGATGAGCCTAAAATAAACGGAAATCACTCGGCGGGAGCATAATAGCATCTCTTCGGAGAAATTATTTTTCCTTCCTTTTTGAGCTTTTTAATGACTTTATCTACCTCTTTCTTGTCAATTCCAGCCAGTTCAGCTATTTCAGCGCTTTTTAAGGGTCTTCCTGCTTCTTTTAAAACTTTGAAAACCAACTCCTCGCTCATGGCCATCACCTTAAAATTTGCATTAAAAATTAAATCTTCGAACTTATAAAGTTTTCAGTTCAAAACAAAAGAGGGGAGAAAATCAAAGGTACTCCCACACACCGTAGCCCTTGAAGTTGTGCACTATCGTTTTTGTTGTTGTAAGTTGCTCGACAGAGTAGCCTATGCCCTCTCTTCCCACACCGCTGTCCTTCATGCCTCCAAAGGGGTAGTAGCCTATCCCGTGCCTCGGGTACTCGTTGATGAAGACGCTCCCAACTTCAAGCTTTCTCGCAACCTTCCTTGCCCTCCTCTCGCACTCGCTGAAAACAGAAGCATCCAGTCCAAAGCGGGAAGAATTAGCTATGGCAACTGCCTCGTCTTCATCCTTGACCTTGATAAGTAGGGTGAGCGGGCCAAAAACGTCCTCTTGAAAGGCCCTAAGCTCTTTAACCTTCTCTTTGTCCACTTCAAGGAGTACTGGCCACACATAGTTGCCCTCTCTTTTGAATCCGGTCAAAGGCTTCGCTCCCTTCTCTATGGCGTCTTTGTAAATCTCTTCAATATAATCCGCAGAATGTTTGTCAATAAGGGGCCCCATTACAGCGTTTTCATCCTCTAAGGGGTTTTTGGGTTCTATCTCTTTCAGCTTTTCGAGAATCTTTGCTTTTAACTCTTCATAGATTTCTTCCTGAGCTAAGATGAGCCTTATTGCATCGCATCTCTGACCGGAGTAGCTCACCATGCCCTTAATGATTTTTTCACTCGCAAGCTCTAAATCCGCATCATCCAAAACTATCGCAGGGTCTTTGCCGCCAAGCTCAAGGTGGTAGGCTTTTATGCCGCCGGTCTTTATGATGTGCTCCCCAACCTCTGTGCTTCCGGTGAAGGTTATGGCCCTTATACGCTTGTCCTTTACCACATCATCCATGAATCTTCCAGGTATTGTTAGGAGGGCAAAGCTCTCCTTAGGGAAGCCCGCAAGTTCTAAGACCCTGATGAAGAGAAGTGCCGCAAGAGGATCTGCGGAAGCAGGTTTTAACAGCACAGCATTTCCACTGAAAAGGGCGGGTATTACCTTTGTGGCAGAGATGAACAGCGGATAATTGAATGGACTTATTGCCAAGATAACTCCATATGGTTCCCTTTTTACTATTCCCTCACTCTCGAGGGTCTCTTCACTCCAGTCTCCGGGGATGTAATCACCAAGCATTCTCCTTGACTCAAAGGTAGTTTTTTCGAGCCTTTCAATGGTGGCTTTTGTTTCCCCAGT includes:
- a CDS encoding helix-turn-helix domain-containing protein, which codes for MKRAVTVKLQPSKEQEKTLFELAHATAIIWNKLNYQRLKQFKEFGK
- a CDS encoding class II SORL domain-containing protein, which translates into the protein MLSGTIKSGDWKGEKHVPVIEYEKEGDLVKVEVSVGKEIPHPNTPEHHIAWIQLWFHPEDGAFPILVGKVAFTNHTDPLTEPRAVFFFRTEKKGKLYALSHCNIHGLWENEVELE
- the rd gene encoding rubredoxin, translated to MAKWKCIVCGYIYDEDEGDPDSGIAPGTKFEDLPDDWVCPLCGAPKDMFEKIE
- a CDS encoding rubrerythrin family protein; its protein translation is MVVKREMTRKFLEEAFAGESMAHMRYLIFAEQAEKEGLHNIAKLFRAIAHAEFVHAKNHFIALGKLGKTPENLQMCIEGETFEVEEMYPVYKNSAEFQEEKEAVRTTHYALEAEKIHAELYKEAKEKAEKGEDIEIKKVYICPVCGYTAVDEVPEYCPVCGAPRDKFVVFE
- a CDS encoding IS1/IS1595 family N-terminal zinc-binding domain-containing protein, giving the protein MTGVITNDIIARRLFLPDPEECYRTIRQIRWPDGVTCPYCDSKNIQKNGHTPKRAQKYHCKNCRKHFNDLTGTIFDHRKFPINEMT
- a CDS encoding HTH domain-containing protein → MAMSEELVFKVLKEAGRPLKSAEIAELAGIDKKEVDKVIKKLKKEGKIISPKRCYYAPAE
- the gapN gene encoding NADP-dependent glyceraldehyde-3-phosphate dehydrogenase: MDKLVHDKIFNEIYRIGEDGVPEFKTYAAGEWVFGESFSDIRSPINGSIIARVSRLSKEQIEEILSTVYEKGREEIRNYPGEKRIESFLKAAQLMREAFDDFVRVLILDAGKPKSNATGETKATIERLEKTTFESRRMLGDYIPGDWSEETLESEGIVKREPYGVILAISPFNYPLFISATKVIPALFSGNAVLLKPASADPLAALLFIRVLELAGFPKESFALLTIPGRFMDDVVKDKRIRAITFTGSTEVGEHIIKTGGIKAYHLELGGKDPAIVLDDADLELASEKIIKGMVSYSGQRCDAIRLILAQEEIYEELKAKILEKLKEIEPKNPLEDENAVMGPLIDKHSADYIEEIYKDAIEKGAKPLTGFKREGNYVWPVLLEVDKEKVKELRAFQEDVFGPLTLLIKVKDEDEAVAIANSSRFGLDASVFSECERRARKVARKLEVGSVFINEYPRHGIGYYPFGGMKDSGVGREGIGYSVEQLTTTKTIVHNFKGYGVWEYL